The following coding sequences are from one Paenibacillus tundrae window:
- a CDS encoding pentapeptide repeat-containing protein: MTRESRLTVTNEFKLALPKLPRQLEAVPVETLQLHDEQTIEQGLYENGSLSGCEANKVLLEKVHFKHVVFEDMALPGVEITDAIFEHCDLSNVNWSEAIIHRATFLHCKMVGLDLLGSTLRNVRFSECLAEYATLRFANLKQVEIERSSFAHADFYSATLSKIRLEQSNIDKAQFSSTSLNGIDISTCDFHNLGVTMEDLQGCIISAPQAILFTKIFGLVVKDE; this comes from the coding sequence ATGACTCGCGAATCCCGTCTAACCGTGACCAACGAATTCAAGCTTGCGCTACCCAAGCTCCCACGTCAGCTTGAAGCAGTACCTGTAGAGACATTACAGCTCCATGATGAGCAGACTATTGAACAAGGATTATACGAGAATGGATCGTTATCTGGTTGTGAGGCGAATAAAGTTTTGCTGGAGAAGGTGCATTTTAAACATGTTGTTTTTGAAGACATGGCTCTGCCCGGTGTAGAAATTACAGACGCAATCTTCGAGCATTGCGATCTATCCAACGTGAACTGGAGTGAGGCCATTATTCACCGAGCGACATTTCTCCATTGTAAAATGGTAGGCCTTGACCTGCTCGGTTCGACTTTACGCAACGTGCGGTTTAGTGAGTGCTTGGCCGAATACGCTACCCTCCGTTTTGCTAATCTGAAGCAGGTTGAGATCGAGCGTAGCTCCTTCGCTCATGCAGACTTTTATAGTGCTACCCTTAGCAAAATCAGACTTGAGCAGAGCAACATTGATAAAGCTCAATTCTCAAGCACATCGCTGAATGGCATTGATATCAGTACTTGTGATTTTCACAATCTCGGCGTGACGATGGAGGATCTTCAAGGCTGTATCATCTCTGCTCCGCAGGCGATTTTGTTCACTAAAATTTTCGGACTTGTGGTAAAAGACGAGTGA
- a CDS encoding AraC family transcriptional regulator, translating into MDHYTRIQLAITYLEEHLQDEFNVKQTAACAGFSAFHFQRLFQAITGYTVLEYVRRRRLSEAAQHVRNTSAGILDIALNWGYQSQEAFTRAFATYWGVTPAKFRKLEVNSYSSKLQQMIDFNDYRTQLGGDFYMNTPRIVTLEAIRIIGYEYKTNLNDNQHYGEIPGFYHQFGTEQKFMDIPDRSRPDLAYGIACHFQEDGQFSFIIGEESASVTPLLEPGYVEFEIPGGVYAEFKVDGSGQDIRKMIYGSWLPQSNYERGEGADFEVTDVWKSSPEQLDMKIYIPLK; encoded by the coding sequence ATGGATCATTACACCCGTATCCAACTTGCGATTACATACCTAGAGGAACATTTACAAGATGAATTTAATGTGAAGCAGACAGCTGCATGCGCTGGCTTCTCTGCGTTTCATTTCCAGCGTTTATTTCAGGCTATAACAGGGTACACCGTGTTGGAGTATGTGCGCAGACGTAGGCTTAGTGAGGCGGCTCAGCATGTAAGGAATACGAGCGCAGGTATACTCGACATCGCCTTGAACTGGGGGTATCAATCACAAGAAGCATTCACACGGGCGTTTGCGACGTACTGGGGAGTGACACCTGCCAAATTTCGCAAGTTGGAGGTTAATTCCTATTCCTCGAAGCTCCAGCAGATGATTGATTTCAACGATTATCGCACTCAGCTTGGAGGAGATTTTTATATGAACACACCACGCATCGTAACGCTTGAAGCAATTCGCATTATCGGGTATGAGTACAAGACGAATTTGAATGACAATCAGCATTATGGAGAAATTCCGGGCTTTTATCATCAGTTTGGAACAGAGCAGAAATTCATGGATATTCCAGACCGTTCACGTCCGGATCTAGCGTATGGCATTGCCTGCCACTTTCAGGAGGATGGTCAATTTTCTTTTATCATAGGTGAGGAGAGCGCTAGTGTAACGCCATTGTTGGAGCCAGGGTACGTGGAGTTTGAAATTCCCGGTGGCGTGTATGCAGAGTTCAAGGTTGATGGTTCGGGTCAGGATATTCGCAAAATGATCTATGGTAGCTGGTTACCCCAATCCAATTACGAGCGAGGGGAAGGAGCAGACTTTGAGGTGACCGATGTATGGAAGTCATCCCCTGAGCAGTTGGACATGAAGATCTATATTCCGCTAAAATAA
- a CDS encoding VanZ family protein — protein sequence MSGDSWINSRQCKIIMAVFTVIYVLFMGNLLFFKGRTVGLSYQYNWMPFETIRPLLLEREKYTTEAWVKNLFGNIVLFIPLGVCIPVLFRKCRSFLKLTVTVILILFAVELTQLVTRVGTFDVDDIILNTVGAWIGYVGLRILVHVERLRQPSI from the coding sequence ATGAGTGGAGATTCATGGATTAACTCCAGACAGTGTAAGATCATTATGGCAGTGTTCACCGTGATCTATGTACTGTTTATGGGCAATTTATTATTTTTCAAAGGCAGAACGGTAGGCTTAAGCTATCAATATAACTGGATGCCTTTTGAAACGATCAGACCCCTTCTCTTGGAGAGAGAAAAGTACACCACAGAAGCTTGGGTAAAAAATCTATTTGGCAATATTGTATTATTCATTCCCTTAGGCGTGTGCATTCCCGTGTTGTTTCGCAAATGTCGATCCTTCCTGAAGCTTACAGTAACCGTTATCCTAATTTTATTTGCGGTAGAACTAACGCAGCTAGTAACCCGGGTTGGGACGTTTGATGTCGATGACATTATACTGAATACAGTAGGCGCATGGATCGGATATGTAGGCTTGCGGATCTTAGTGCATGTTGAGAGACTTCGTCAACCGTCTATATAG
- a CDS encoding glycoside hydrolase family 13 protein, which produces MADIVWWKESVVYQIYPISFMDSDGDGHGDLRGIYDKLDYLTDLGIDVIWICPIYESPGHDNGYDISDYYAIMRKYGTMEDFDRLLEEAHKRGLKIMMDLVLNHTSDEHPWFAESRSMKDNPKRDYYIWRSGKHGQLPNNWESYFGGSVWKLDPETNEYYLHLYSEHQPDLNWDNPQMAEEMYEMVHWWLEKGVDGFRFDAVAHIAKAEGLPSAHNPDNLPVVPAYQLFSNLQQVHSILNKLNDMILKPYGPMTVGETSGLGPEQALAYVGTDRNELNMVFQFEHMFVDAQSSGIGKWNYRAWKLPELKEIMSQWQTVLHGRGWNANYMGNHDQPRPVSRFGDDGKYRVRSAQMLATWMMTLEGTPYIYQGEEIGMTNIAFPDIEQYRDIETMNYYRHHIGQGRSKQDVMEAIWLKSRDNARTPMQWDDSEHAGFTKGEPWIQVNDNFTEINVAAAESDPQSILHYYRKLISLRKKNKVLIYGAYELLLADDPDIYAYTRTLDDEKVLVILNFSSNEPEMHWPEGWAAEQAKLMICNVNKRYSTDEGTILLQPYEARVYRML; this is translated from the coding sequence GTGGCTGACATCGTCTGGTGGAAAGAGAGTGTAGTGTATCAGATCTATCCGATCAGCTTCATGGACTCGGACGGAGACGGTCATGGTGATCTGCGAGGAATCTATGATAAGCTCGATTATCTTACGGATCTTGGAATCGATGTAATCTGGATCTGTCCGATTTATGAATCACCGGGTCATGATAATGGCTATGACATTAGCGATTATTACGCGATTATGCGTAAATATGGCACGATGGAAGACTTTGATCGATTGCTGGAAGAGGCACATAAGCGTGGTCTTAAAATCATGATGGATCTCGTGCTGAATCATACTTCGGATGAACATCCGTGGTTTGCAGAATCACGTTCAATGAAAGACAATCCGAAACGGGACTATTATATCTGGCGATCGGGTAAACATGGTCAGCTTCCGAACAACTGGGAATCTTATTTTGGGGGTTCAGTGTGGAAGCTTGATCCGGAGACGAATGAGTATTATTTACATTTGTATTCTGAACATCAGCCTGATCTCAACTGGGATAATCCACAGATGGCGGAAGAGATGTATGAAATGGTTCATTGGTGGTTGGAAAAAGGGGTCGATGGCTTCCGTTTCGATGCAGTTGCTCATATTGCGAAGGCAGAGGGTCTGCCCAGTGCGCATAATCCTGATAATCTACCTGTTGTGCCTGCATATCAGCTATTCTCGAACCTGCAACAGGTTCATTCCATCTTAAACAAGCTGAACGATATGATTCTGAAACCATATGGACCGATGACAGTAGGCGAAACATCAGGCCTTGGCCCTGAGCAGGCTCTTGCTTATGTGGGAACGGATCGTAATGAGCTTAATATGGTGTTTCAATTTGAACACATGTTTGTAGACGCTCAATCCTCAGGAATCGGGAAGTGGAATTACCGAGCGTGGAAGTTACCTGAGCTAAAAGAAATTATGAGTCAATGGCAGACCGTCCTGCATGGACGCGGGTGGAATGCGAACTACATGGGAAACCATGATCAGCCTCGGCCGGTATCCCGTTTTGGGGATGATGGTAAATATAGAGTGCGCTCAGCCCAGATGCTCGCGACCTGGATGATGACCCTTGAAGGTACACCATACATTTATCAGGGCGAAGAGATCGGCATGACCAATATTGCTTTTCCGGACATCGAACAATATCGAGATATTGAAACGATGAACTATTACAGACATCATATCGGTCAGGGGAGATCGAAACAGGATGTCATGGAGGCTATCTGGCTGAAAAGTCGGGACAATGCGCGAACTCCCATGCAATGGGATGACAGTGAGCATGCTGGATTCACAAAGGGTGAACCTTGGATTCAGGTGAATGATAACTTTACAGAGATCAATGTCGCTGCTGCTGAAAGTGATCCACAGTCCATTTTGCATTATTATCGGAAGTTGATTTCACTGCGCAAAAAAAACAAGGTGTTGATCTATGGGGCGTATGAATTACTTCTTGCCGATGACCCTGATATCTATGCATATACACGGACACTAGATGACGAGAAAGTGCTAGTGATCCTTAACTTTAGTTCAAATGAACCTGAAATGCATTGGCCCGAGGGATGGGCAGCAGAACAGGCCAAACTTATGATCTGTAATGTGAACAAACGTTACTCGACAGATGAAGGCACCATTCTATTACAGCCTTATGAGGCGAGAGTTTATCGGATGCTCTAA
- a CDS encoding metal-dependent hydrolase, whose translation MLQITYHGHSSVQLGTEEKSLIIDPFLRGNELAVTKPENIKTDAVLLTHAHMDHILDAEPIAKANNAKVVAIVELATYMSWKGLDTLGMNMGGTVDLDFAQAKMIQAFHTSGIVLEEEQRIMYAGLPAGYIINIGGKTILHAGDTSLFGDMKMIGDRHKIDVAFLPIGGHFTMGPEDALQAAEWFNAKLTIPVHYDTFPVIRQDAEEFVQQLASVGLEGRVMAPGDSFSL comes from the coding sequence ATGCTGCAGATTACTTATCATGGACATTCCAGTGTCCAACTGGGCACAGAAGAAAAATCGCTGATCATTGATCCTTTTCTACGTGGCAATGAACTGGCTGTTACTAAACCCGAGAACATTAAGACAGACGCTGTGCTGTTGACTCATGCACATATGGATCATATTTTGGATGCTGAACCGATTGCGAAGGCGAATAACGCCAAAGTAGTTGCTATCGTGGAGTTGGCTACATACATGTCATGGAAAGGGCTTGATACGCTGGGTATGAACATGGGCGGAACTGTGGATCTTGATTTTGCGCAGGCGAAAATGATTCAAGCCTTCCATACATCAGGAATTGTGCTGGAAGAGGAACAACGCATTATGTACGCAGGATTGCCTGCAGGATACATCATTAACATTGGTGGCAAAACGATATTGCATGCGGGTGATACAAGCTTATTCGGTGATATGAAAATGATTGGAGATCGTCATAAGATTGATGTTGCCTTCCTGCCGATTGGTGGACATTTCACCATGGGGCCTGAAGATGCACTTCAAGCCGCAGAGTGGTTTAATGCCAAACTGACCATCCCTGTACATTATGATACATTCCCAGTGATTCGTCAGGATGCCGAAGAGTTCGTACAGCAGCTAGCTTCCGTAGGATTGGAAGGTCGCGTGATGGCGCCAGGGGACTCCTTTAGTTTATAG
- the treC gene encoding alpha,alpha-phosphotrehalase, which produces MSSTDTTSSSWWKTSTVYQVYPKSFNDTTGTGTGDIRGLTEKLDYLQHLGIDIVWLQPVYVSPQHDNGYDVADYYKINPDYGTMEDFDELLKGLKSRDMKLMIDIVVNHSSTDHEWFQQSRSSKDNPYRDYYIWKDPAPDGGVPNNWQSKFGGPAWQYDEHTGQYFLTLFDKTQADLNWENEQVRKAVRDMIKFWADKGVDGFRMDVINLISKDQRFPNDDGSVPPGDGRKFYTDGPRVHEYITEMYEEVFGPYNMVTVGEMSSTTLEHCIQYSNPNSREFSMTFNFHHLKVDYPNGQKWELMPYDFEAMKQLFSDWQTGMQAGGGWNALFLNNHDQPRALSRFADDGDYRAESAKMLATTIHGMQGTPYVYQGEEIGMPNPVWNDVSEFRDIESTNMYRLLQEERGKTAEEAFEIVKQRSRDNSRTPMQWDASENAGFTTGTPWIKVDERYPSIHVAEQLANPDSIYYQYRKLIALRKQVPVLIDGLYERLDDAHPEVFAYARTNGSDTLIVVSNFSQRSTNFTFSDAIWKEHIAGKTHELLIGNTEQEPDLKQELSLSPYASYMWIVPQKNV; this is translated from the coding sequence ATGAGTTCAACCGACACAACTTCCTCATCGTGGTGGAAAACGTCCACGGTGTATCAGGTATATCCCAAGAGCTTCAACGATACGACGGGAACAGGCACAGGGGATATTCGAGGCCTGACGGAAAAACTAGACTATTTGCAGCATTTGGGTATTGATATCGTATGGCTGCAGCCGGTCTATGTTTCTCCTCAACATGACAATGGTTATGATGTGGCTGATTATTACAAGATTAACCCTGACTATGGCACAATGGAGGACTTCGACGAACTGTTGAAGGGGCTCAAATCGCGAGATATGAAATTAATGATTGATATTGTGGTGAACCACTCGTCCACGGATCATGAGTGGTTCCAGCAGTCGAGGTCTTCCAAGGATAATCCGTACCGGGATTATTATATATGGAAAGATCCAGCTCCAGATGGCGGTGTGCCGAACAATTGGCAGTCTAAATTTGGTGGGCCGGCATGGCAATACGATGAGCATACAGGTCAATACTTCCTAACCTTGTTTGACAAAACACAGGCTGATCTGAATTGGGAGAATGAGCAAGTACGTAAAGCTGTGCGCGATATGATTAAATTCTGGGCGGATAAAGGGGTAGACGGCTTCCGAATGGATGTCATTAACCTGATCTCCAAGGATCAGCGTTTTCCAAACGATGACGGCAGTGTACCTCCGGGAGATGGTCGTAAGTTTTACACCGATGGACCACGTGTACACGAATACATCACCGAGATGTATGAAGAGGTGTTCGGTCCCTACAATATGGTCACGGTGGGAGAGATGTCTTCCACAACGTTAGAGCACTGCATTCAATATTCCAACCCGAATTCGCGGGAATTCTCAATGACCTTCAATTTTCACCATTTGAAAGTGGACTATCCGAATGGTCAGAAATGGGAACTGATGCCGTATGATTTCGAGGCAATGAAGCAATTGTTCAGTGATTGGCAGACAGGCATGCAAGCAGGTGGTGGCTGGAACGCCTTGTTCCTCAATAACCATGATCAGCCTCGGGCATTGTCCCGTTTCGCGGATGATGGTGATTATCGTGCCGAAAGTGCCAAAATGCTGGCAACTACGATTCATGGCATGCAGGGAACGCCATATGTGTATCAAGGAGAAGAAATTGGGATGCCAAATCCCGTATGGAACGATGTAAGTGAGTTCCGCGATATTGAATCAACCAACATGTATCGATTGCTACAGGAGGAACGAGGTAAAACGGCTGAAGAAGCTTTTGAGATCGTGAAGCAGCGCTCACGTGATAACTCAAGAACCCCGATGCAATGGGATGCAAGTGAGAATGCAGGATTTACAACTGGCACACCATGGATCAAGGTCGATGAGCGATATCCTTCCATTCATGTGGCTGAGCAGCTGGCTAATCCAGATTCAATCTACTATCAATATCGCAAACTGATTGCTCTTCGTAAGCAGGTGCCTGTATTGATCGACGGATTGTATGAACGTCTTGATGATGCCCATCCAGAAGTATTCGCATATGCACGCACGAATGGAAGCGATACGCTGATTGTGGTATCTAACTTTAGTCAGCGAAGTACGAACTTTACATTCTCTGATGCGATCTGGAAAGAGCATATTGCCGGCAAAACCCATGAATTGCTGATCGGCAATACAGAGCAGGAACCTGATCTGAAGCAGGAATTATCATTAAGCCCTTATGCTTCTTATATGTGGATTGTTCCACAAAAGAATGTATAA
- the treP gene encoding PTS system trehalose-specific EIIBC component, whose product MAMDRKQVEEIVRAVGGKENIEAATHCVTRLRFALVDESKVDAAALDQNDLVKGQFSSQGQFQVVIGPGLVDKVYDEMIQITGGDRSSKDDVKAAAGKKQNPIQRAIKTLSDIFIPILPAIITAGLLLGINNILTGPGIFFDKESLVDVYPAWKDLASIINTIASTAFTFLPALIGWAAVKRFGGSPLLGIVLGLILVHPDLLSAYGYADAVNEGTVPTWNLFGWHIEKIGYQGQVLPVLVSAYLLAKMEIFLNKRVHDSVKLLVVAPVTLLITGFLAFTIIGPVTFAIANAITSGLIYIYDSYAALGGLIYGGLYALLVITGMHHTFLAVDVQLIGSQGGTFLWPMLALSNIAQGSAALAMMLVLREQKMRGLAATSSVSAFLGVTEPAIFGVNIRYRYPFIFGMIGSAIGGVLLTMNNVQATSIGVGGVPGFLSIFPNKWGVFFIGMAIVLIVPFLLTVIFGRAKMRKQDREAGSGSVTEDHVSTSTSTSEVNRTTANKNTASSGAPADAQTSINALEVMAPLTGKAVSLEQVPDPAFAEKQMGEGIAIEPSGNKVVAPFDAQVAHVIKSKHAVILEHASGVQILIHVGINTVSLKGEGFNMHVEAGEHVRAGQTLLEFDRQTIEAAGHPLITPIIVPDGQDVVDRVEVTTGDVTSNRNGVLKVYLKG is encoded by the coding sequence ATGGCAATGGATAGAAAACAGGTAGAGGAGATTGTACGCGCAGTCGGCGGTAAAGAGAATATTGAAGCTGCAACGCACTGTGTTACACGTCTCCGGTTTGCCTTGGTTGATGAGAGCAAAGTTGATGCGGCAGCTTTGGACCAAAATGATCTGGTTAAAGGTCAATTCTCATCCCAGGGTCAATTTCAGGTCGTCATCGGGCCAGGGCTAGTTGATAAAGTCTATGATGAGATGATCCAGATTACAGGTGGTGACCGGTCTTCCAAGGATGATGTGAAGGCGGCAGCAGGGAAGAAACAAAATCCGATTCAACGTGCCATCAAAACCCTTTCGGATATTTTCATTCCGATTCTGCCTGCAATTATTACAGCAGGTCTATTGCTCGGGATCAACAACATCCTGACAGGGCCGGGAATATTCTTTGATAAAGAATCGTTAGTAGATGTGTATCCGGCATGGAAGGATTTAGCTTCTATTATTAACACGATTGCAAGCACGGCCTTCACATTCCTGCCTGCACTGATTGGTTGGGCAGCTGTTAAACGATTCGGCGGCAGTCCGCTGCTCGGGATTGTGCTCGGGCTAATCCTTGTACATCCTGATCTGCTGAGTGCCTATGGCTATGCTGATGCAGTGAATGAAGGTACGGTACCTACGTGGAATTTGTTTGGTTGGCATATTGAGAAGATCGGTTACCAAGGGCAGGTTCTGCCGGTACTAGTATCAGCTTATCTGCTTGCCAAGATGGAAATCTTCCTTAACAAAAGAGTGCATGATTCCGTTAAATTACTTGTAGTGGCACCCGTAACATTACTTATTACTGGATTTTTGGCATTTACAATCATTGGACCAGTTACATTTGCAATTGCGAATGCTATTACATCGGGTCTGATCTATATCTATGATTCATATGCAGCACTGGGTGGATTAATCTATGGTGGACTATATGCATTGCTAGTTATTACGGGAATGCACCATACCTTCCTTGCAGTAGACGTACAATTAATTGGTAGCCAGGGCGGTACATTCCTGTGGCCGATGCTGGCGCTATCCAACATCGCACAAGGTTCCGCGGCACTTGCAATGATGCTTGTACTGCGTGAACAGAAGATGCGCGGTCTCGCGGCAACATCCTCGGTATCCGCCTTCTTGGGGGTAACGGAGCCGGCAATCTTTGGTGTTAATATTCGTTATCGTTATCCGTTTATCTTCGGTATGATCGGTTCGGCTATTGGTGGTGTGTTACTTACAATGAATAATGTTCAAGCTACCTCAATCGGGGTAGGGGGCGTACCTGGATTCTTATCCATTTTCCCGAACAAATGGGGCGTCTTCTTCATCGGTATGGCGATTGTACTGATCGTACCGTTCCTGTTAACCGTTATTTTCGGAAGAGCCAAAATGAGAAAGCAAGATCGTGAGGCAGGCAGTGGTTCTGTGACAGAAGATCATGTATCCACGTCAACTTCTACTTCCGAGGTTAACCGCACTACGGCAAATAAAAACACAGCTTCTAGCGGTGCACCTGCGGATGCGCAAACTTCGATTAATGCGCTTGAAGTGATGGCTCCGTTAACGGGTAAAGCCGTATCATTGGAGCAGGTTCCGGATCCAGCCTTTGCAGAGAAACAAATGGGAGAAGGGATTGCCATTGAACCTTCTGGCAACAAGGTTGTTGCTCCATTTGATGCACAGGTTGCCCATGTCATTAAGAGCAAACATGCTGTCATCTTGGAGCATGCGAGCGGTGTTCAGATCCTTATCCATGTCGGTATAAATACCGTGTCACTGAAAGGTGAGGGCTTCAACATGCATGTAGAAGCTGGGGAACATGTGCGAGCAGGGCAAACCTTGCTTGAATTCGATCGTCAGACGATTGAAGCAGCAGGTCACCCACTAATTACGCCAATTATCGTTCCTGACGGTCAGGACGTGGTAGACCGAGTTGAAGTTACAACAGGTGATGTTACATCCAATCGTAACGGCGTGTTGAAAGTATATCTGAAAGGATAA
- a CDS encoding chemotaxis protein, with product MARIAVMIIHGLGRQKEDYADQLILRLQHEFDQVMVMPGAAKQYLDIEPVFWADVFEEREEELFQQLVVSPQLNYQVLRRFVIHYLADAVAYQPVEQQGQHYDAVHRTLSEAMHRLSYRNGPETPLCVLAHSLGAVIASNFFYDLQYPSSRTPCIIDVTSALERGDTLTSFYSFGTTLPLWSLRYHDFSQPIQVPAKLAHQFFPGLEGEWVNFYDKDDILGYPLRPIDPAYRVAVKEDIEINSGNWVQSWNPLSHGGYFHNRTMNHRIAQGLARMWTWVNRDLP from the coding sequence ATGGCACGTATTGCGGTGATGATCATTCATGGACTTGGTAGGCAAAAAGAAGACTATGCGGATCAGCTTATTTTACGATTGCAGCATGAATTCGATCAGGTCATGGTCATGCCGGGAGCAGCTAAGCAGTATCTCGATATTGAGCCTGTATTTTGGGCCGATGTATTTGAAGAGAGGGAAGAAGAACTGTTCCAGCAGCTTGTAGTTTCGCCTCAATTGAATTACCAGGTACTGCGCCGATTCGTCATCCATTATCTCGCTGATGCTGTTGCTTATCAGCCTGTGGAACAGCAGGGACAGCATTATGATGCTGTACACCGTACACTAAGCGAAGCGATGCACAGGCTCTCTTACCGTAACGGACCAGAGACACCCCTGTGCGTGCTGGCTCATAGTTTGGGTGCAGTCATTGCGAGTAATTTCTTCTATGATCTTCAATATCCCTCCAGTCGAACACCTTGTATAATAGATGTGACATCAGCTTTGGAGCGGGGAGATACTTTAACTAGCTTTTATTCATTCGGAACGACACTGCCGCTGTGGAGTTTACGTTATCATGATTTTAGTCAGCCTATTCAGGTTCCAGCGAAACTAGCTCATCAGTTTTTCCCGGGGTTAGAAGGGGAATGGGTTAACTTTTATGATAAGGATGATATACTTGGTTATCCCTTACGTCCGATTGATCCGGCCTATCGAGTAGCCGTGAAGGAAGATATCGAGATTAACTCAGGTAACTGGGTACAGAGCTGGAATCCGCTCAGCCATGGTGGTTATTTTCACAATAGAACCATGAATCATAGAATAGCCCAGGGGTTGGCTCGAATGTGGACCTGGGTGAATCGTGATTTACCATAA
- a CDS encoding YkgJ family cysteine cluster protein, translated as MECRTGCAACCIAISISSPIPGMENGKPAGVRCVQLTEDNRCSIFGHPDRPDVCSELQASFDMCGSTDQEAFRILSWLEQETNP; from the coding sequence TTGGAATGCAGAACAGGTTGTGCCGCGTGTTGTATCGCCATTTCAATATCTTCACCGATTCCTGGAATGGAGAATGGCAAGCCGGCAGGTGTACGCTGCGTACAACTTACGGAAGATAATCGTTGTAGTATTTTTGGACATCCAGACCGTCCTGATGTGTGTAGTGAGTTACAGGCTTCATTCGATATGTGCGGTAGTACAGATCAAGAAGCTTTTCGTATCCTTAGCTGGCTCGAACAGGAAACGAATCCTTAA